Proteins found in one Neofelis nebulosa isolate mNeoNeb1 chromosome 3, mNeoNeb1.pri, whole genome shotgun sequence genomic segment:
- the CLCN3 gene encoding H(+)/Cl(-) exchange transporter 3 isoform X4 has translation MDASSDPYLPYDGGGDCIPLRELHKRGTHYTMTNGGSINSSTHLLDLLDEPIPGVGTYDDFHTIDWVREKCKDRERHRRINSKKKESAWEMTKSLYDAWSGWLVVTLTGLASGALAGLIDIAADWMTDLKEGICLSALWYNHEQCCWGSNETTFEERDKCPQWKTWAELIIGQAEGPGSYIMNYIMYIFWALSFAFLAVSLVKVFAPYACGSGIPEIKTILSGFIIRGYLGKWTLMIKTITLVLAVASGLSLGKEGPLVHVACCCGNIFSYLFPKYSTNEAKKREVLSAASAAGVSVAFGAPIGGVLFSLEEVSYYFPLKTLWRSFFAALVAAFVLRSINPFGNSRLVLFYVEYHTPWYLFELFPFILLGVFGGLWGAFFIRANIAWCRRRKSTKFGKYPVLEVIVVAAITAVIAFPNPYTRLNTSELIKELFTDCGPLESSSLCDYRNDMNASKIVDDIPDRPAGLGVYSAIWQLCLALIFKIIMTVFTFGIKVPSGLFIPSMAIGAIAGRIVGIAVEQLAYFHHDWFIFKEWCEVGADCITPGLYAMVGAAACLGGVTRMTVSLVVIVFELTGGLEYIVPLMAAVMTSKWVGDAFGREGIYEAHIRLNGYPFLDAKEEFTHTTLAADVMRPRRNDPPLAVLTQDNMTVDDIENMINETSYNGFPVIMSKESQRLVGFALRRDLTIAIESARKKQEGIVGSSRVCFAQHTPSLPAESPRPLKLRSILDMSPFTVTDHTPMEIVVDIFRKLGLRQCLVTHNGRLLGIITKKDILRHMAQTANQDPASIMFN, from the exons GAACTCATTATACAATGACAAATGGAGGCAGCATTAACAGTTCTACACACTTGTTGGATCTTTTGGATGAACCAATTCCAGGTGTTGGTACATATGATGATTTCCATACTATTGATTGGGTGCGAGAGAAATgtaaagacagagaaaggcataGACGG atcaacagcaaaaagaaagaatcagcatGGGAAATGACAAAAAGCTTATATGATGCATGGTCAGGATGGTTAGTAGTAACACTTACAGGATTGGCATcag GGGCATTGGCTGGATTAATAGACATTGCTGCTGACTGGATGACTGACCTAAAGGAGGGCATTTGCCTTAGTGCATTGTGGTACAACCATGAACAGTGTTGTTGGGGATCTAATGAAACAACATTTGAAGAGAGGGATAAATGTCCACAGTGGAAAACATGGGCAGAATTAATCATAGGTCAAGCAGAA GGCCCTGGTTCTTACATCATGAATTACATAATGTACATCTTCTGGGCCTTGAGTTTTGCCTTTCTTGCCGTTTCCCTGGTAAAGGTATTTGCTCCATATGCCTGTGGCTCTGGAATTCCAGAG attaaaactattttaagtgGATTCATCATCAGAGGTTACTTGGGAAAATGGACTTTAATGATCAAAACCATCACATTAGTATTGGCTGTGGCATCAGGTTTGAGTTTAGGAAAAGAAGGTCCTCTGGTACATGTTGCCTGTTGctgtggaaatattttttcctacctCTTTCCAAAGTATAGCACAAATGAAGCTAAAAAAAGGGAG GTGCTATCAGCTGCCTCAGCTGCAGGTGTTTCTGTAGCTTTTGGTGCACCAATTGGAGGAGTTCTTTTTAGCCTGGAAGAG gttagctattattttcctcttaaaactTTATGGAGATCCTTTTTTGCTGCTTTAGTGGCTGCATTTGTTTTAAGATCCATCAATCCATTTGGTAATAGCCGTCTGGTCCTTTTTTATGTGGAGTATCATACACCGTGGTACCTTTTTgaactgtttccttttattctcctcGGGGTATTTGGCGGGCTTTGGGGAGCCTTCTTCATTAGGGCAAATATTGCCTGGTGTCGTCGACGCAAATCCACCAAATTTGGAAAGTATCCTGTTCTTGAAGTCATTGTTGTTGCTGCCATTACTGCGGTGATAGCCTTCCCTAATCCATATACCAGGCTCAACACCAGTGAGCTGATCAAAGAGCTTTTTACAGACTGTGGTCCTCTGGAATCCTCTTCTCTTTGTGACTACAGAAATGACATGAATGCCAGTAAAATTGTTGATGATATTCCTGATCGTCCAGCAGGCCTGGGAGTATATTCAGCTATATGGCAGTTATGCTTAGCactcatatttaaaattataatgacaGTATTCacttttggtatcaag GTTCCGTCCGGCTTGTTCATTCCCAGCATGGCCATTGGTGCGATTGCCGGAAGGATTGTGGGGATTGCAGTGGAACAGCTTGCGTATTTTCACCATGACTGGTTTATCTTTAAGGAATGGTGTGAGGTTGGAGCTGATTGCATTACACCTGGCCTTTATGCCATGGTTGGTGCTGCTGCGTGCTTAG GTGGCGTGACAAGGATGACTGTCTCCCTGGTGGTTATTGTTTTTGAGCTCACTGGAGGCTTGGAATATATTGTTCCCCTTATGGCTGCAGTAATGACCAGTAAATGGGTTGGTGATGCTTTTGGTAGGGAAGGCATTTATGAAGCACACATCCGGTTAAATGGATACCCTTTCTTGGATGCAAAAGAAGAATTCACTCATACCACCCTGGCTGCTGACGTCATGAGACCTCGAAGGAACGATCCTCCCTTAGCTGTCCTGACACAGGACAATATGACAGTGGATGATATAGAAAACATGATTAATGAAACCAGCTACAATGGCTTTCCTGTCATAATGTCAAAAGAATCTCAACGATTAGTGGGATTTGCCCTCAGAAGAGACCTGACAATTGCAATAG AAAGTgctagaaaaaaacaagaaggcaTTGTGGGCAGTTCTCGTGTGTGTTTTGCGCAGCACACCCCATCTCTTCCGGCAGAAAGTCCTCGGCCATTGAAGCTTCGGAGCATTCTTGACATGAGCCCTTTCACAGTGACAGATCACACCCCAATGGAGATAGTGGTGGATATTTTCCGAAAGCTGGGTCTGAGGCAATGCCTTGTAACTCACAATGG